TCTATCGCACTGCGTCATAACAAGAGAGTTTACATGGGCCGAATTGCCCCTAAAAAACGGAAATCAGCGCAGTCTGTGCCGCTGATGCAAAGAATCACCCAGTTAGTCCGCCCGCACCGCGAGGAGGAAGCCATGCCCAATGCTGCATCATCCCGTACGCCACAATGGGCGTTACGCATCTGGCATCTGACGGATAATTTGCGCTGGATGGATCCCCTGCCCGCCATGCACCGGCGCGGCATTGTGCTGGCGTTAATCGTGCTGCTGGTGGCCATTCTCTGGCCTGCACCCACCACGCGCTATCCGGTGGAACAGCCGGTCACGCCGTCGCGCGAGGTGCCGATGCAGGCTGAGTTGCAGGGCAATACTCCCGCGGCACCGGCGGCGAAAGCGGACAGCCAGGGCGCCTGGCGCAGCTATCAAATCGCCTCCGGGCAAACGCTGGCGCAGCTGTTCCGTGACAATAATCTGCCGGTAAACGATGTGTTTGCTATGGCGCAGGTTGAGGGCGACGATAAACCGCTGAGCACCCTGCGCAGCGGGCAGCAGGTGAAGATTCGTCAGGATGCACAGGGCGTGGTCACTGGCCTGACGATTGAAACCGACAATGGCCCGGTGTTGTTTACTCGCCAGCCAGACGGTTCCTTTCTTCGCGCGCAGTAATTCTTGCGTCAGCGGACGATGGCGTTCTGCCTACTCTCCCGCCCGCTCTCTTTATCCGCCTTATGGCGCAGATCGCATCTCCGGCAGCATCCGCCGAATCGCAGGCAATAAAAAACCCGGCCGAAGCCGGGTTTCTTGTCGAACGCAATCAGGCAAGCCTGACGCCATTCTTAACGCAATTACTTCGCAGCAACCACGTTCACGATCAGTTTCGCAGTCACATCGCTGTGAACCTGGAACTCAACTTCGTGCTCACCAGTGGTGCGCAGAACACCGTTTGGCAGACGAACTTCGCTCTTAGCTACTTCAACGCCTGCTGCAGTTACTGCATCAGAAACGTCGCGAGCGCCGATTGAACCGAACAGTTTGCCTTCGTCGCCTGCTTTAGACGCGATGGTAACGGTGCCCAGTGCGTTGATTTTCTCAGCGCGTTCGTTTGCAGCGCCCTGTGCGTCAGCCAGTTTGGCTTCCAGCTCAGCGCGACGTGCTTCAAAAAACTCAACGTTTTTCTTGGTAGCAGGAACAGCTTTGCCCTGTGGTACCAGGAAGTTACGAGCGTAGCCCGCTTTAACGTTAACCTGATCACCTAAGACGCCCAGGTTTGCTACTTTATCAAGCAGAATAACTTGCATTACCTTATCCTCTCAAAGTCGTTAATGGACAGTGACCGATTACTGATGACGATCAGTGTACGGCAGCAGAGACAGGTAACGCGCGCGCTTGATAGCACGAGCCAGCTGACGCTGGTATTTAGCACGAGTACCGGTGATACGGCTTGGAACAATCTTGCCGCTTTCAGTGATGTAGTTTTTCAGCGTTGCGATATCTTTATAATCGATCTCTTGAACGCCTTCCGCGGTGAAACGGCAGAACTTGCGACGACGGAAATAACGTGCCATTAGGCTAGTCTCCAGAATCTATCAATTCAATCTGCTCGGCATGTAACACCAGTTTACTGAGGCCATTGCGTGCCTGATGGCAGCTAATAAAACCTTCAAGACTGAGTTGCGTGCCGACCGTTATATGTTGAGTAATGACCTGATGGTGGCTGCCGCTAATAATAACAGGCAATCGACACCAGGCTTGCCGGCTGAAACCGGCCTCTTCCTGCTGCGAGCGGTGCTCAAGCACAAACTGGCAGTGTGGAATACCGGACGGGCTCACTTTTCGCACTGGCGTCTTGCACACGGTGCCAGACAGGCGCAGTCGATTTGCCGTCACGGTTGATTACTCTTCAGAATCCCCAGCATCCGAATCATCCGAGGTTTCGTTGGCGAAATCTTCACGGCGATCACGGCGCTCGTCTTTCGCTTTTACCATCGGAGATGCTTCGGTAACCGCGTTTTTAACGCGCATAACCATGCTGCGGATAACGGCGTCGTTGAAGCGGAAGTTTGTTTCCAGCTCATCGATAGCAGACTGCGGTGCTTCAACGTTCAGCAGAACGTAGTGGGCTTTGTGCAGTTTGTTGATCGGGTAAGCCAGCTGACGGCGGCCCCAGTCTTCCAGGCGGTGGATCGTACCTTCTGCGCCAGTGATAGCTGCAGAATAACGCTCGATCATGCCAGGAACCTGTTCGCTTTGGTCAGGATGAACCATAAATACGATTTCGTAATGACGCATCGAATTTGCTCCTTACGGATTATTCAGCCTCCTGTCGGGGTCAACCGCGGCCCATGGAAGCAAGGAACGTTGTAGGCTGTGTCTCAGAATGGTTGGCGAATCACCAGCGATTCTGAGACACAGCCCTGTAATGCGGCTGAAAAATTGACGCGTAATAATAGGGATTCCAGGCCATAAACACAAGCAGCATTACTGCTCAAAGCGGATTTATCGTGCGGGTCAGCGCCAGGCGGATGCTATCCGTCGCCTGGCCACTAAGTTGACATCAGAGAGAGCGGGTAAAAAAATCCACGGCGGCGGAGAGCGCGGCGGGCGTAATTTTGTGGCCGATCTGTTTCTCGGTCAGCCAGGTGAGCTGCGTATCCAGCGACTGCGCGCGCAACGCCTCCTGCAGACGGACGCTTTCGGTGGCTGGCACCAGCTCATCCGCCTCGCCGTGCCAGAGCAGCAGCGGACGATTACCGAGCGCGGCAAGATGCTGACTGGGATCGTAATCTGCCAGCGGCGCCATGCGCGCGGCAAAATCGGGATGTGAGGCGGGCAACGGCGGAAACAATGTCTGACTGAGCGACATAAACCAGGCCGAGCCCATCAGGCAGGCTACGCTGTGAAGCTGCGGATAACGCGCCATTGCTCCCAGCGCAGTCATGCCGCCCATCGAGGCGCCCGCGACCGCCAGTTTGCCCGGCGCGACCATCCCCTGCGCCTTCAGCGCCCGTTCCAGCCGCGGAAGCTCATCAATATTGTGTCTGAGAATGTCCCAAAAATGGTGTAGCCGTGCCTCGCTGTCGCCATCGTAACGCGCACCGTGTCGGTCCGCATCTGGCATAACGACGCGAAAACCCGCCTGAGCCAGCGCCACGGCAAAGTAGCTGTAAACCTCTTTCGACGAGGTAAAGCCGTGATAAAACAGAATGGTGGGCAGCGGCAGCGCACGTTGCCCGGCGGGTGCCGCGTGCAAACATTCAATGCCAGCCCATTGCTCAACAGCCAGTTCAATCATTCTCTTTGCCTCTCTTTCTTTGCTTCCGTATCAACAGGCATCAGGGCGCTAACACAATGCGATCCCGATCACACTTTAATCACGATAAATAGTTCTTTGATCTGCGTCATTGACGCTAAATTTTTTAATGTAACTGCCGTTAATCGTACTTTAACAATGCGATTAAAAGGTAAACAAATGAAGCGTCTCTCTCTCAGCGCCATGAGTCTTGGCTTTAAGCTGTCGGTAATGACGTCTTTGAGCGTGGCCGTGTTGGTTTTTATTTTCACGCTCGCTTTAAGCCAGAATGCAGCAAAGCAGTTACAGCAGCTCTCCGTAGAGAATATGCAAAATCAGGTGAAAGGCATGGGCGAAATGGCAGAGATGTTCAATGCCACGCTCAATGAAGAGGTCAGTAGCTATACCCAACTGTTCAGCAGTTTCCTGCCAAAAAAGTTCAGCCGTGATGAAAGCTCCCGCGTAATCGTCGGAAATGAATCAACACCCACCCTGCGCGCCGGACTGAAAACCCTGAATCTCGATCAAACCGCGGTGGATGATTTCCTGGAGCGCACCCACGCCGTTTCCACCATTTTTGTGCGCGATGGCGATGACTATATTCGTATCGCTACTTCGCTGCTGAAAGAAGATGGCAATCGCGCAATTGGCACACGGCTCGATCGCCAGAGCGCCGCCTGGAAAGCGGTATCGGGCGGCACGGTTTATCGCGGTCTCGCTACGCTGTTTGGCAAACGCTACATCACGCAGTATCAACCGGTTAAAGATGCCGGTGGGCAGGTGATCGGCATTCTGTTTGTTGGCGTGGAGATCAGCGCCCAGATTCAGCTAATGCGCGGCAAAATTCTTGAACGTTCGCTGGGCGACAGCGGTCACTTCTTTGTGCTGAATGGCGCCGCAGGCAAAGCGCACGGGCAATATCTGTTTGATCGTCAGCTGGAAGGCAAGCTGCCGGACTGGTCGGCCGATACCCAACGCTCTCTGATGGAACAACCTGTGGGTACGCAGATCGCCGAACATCGCGGCGAGCAGCAGTTTCTGGCATGGCAAAAGATGCCGGGCTGGGACTGGATTATCGTTGGCGAAGTCAGTCGTGACGCGTTACTGGCACCGATCAATCACACGCGCAATCTGTTCCTGCTCGGCGGGCTCAGCATTGTGGTGCTGTTTGCGGTGAGCTTTATCTGGATCTGCCGTCGCTGGCTGACGCAGCCGCTGAACCAGGTGATCGGCCTGGCGCAGCAGTATGCTGCCGGTAATTTGCAGGCCAGCCTGGCCACCCGCCGCGAGGATGAAATCGGTCAGCTGATCGTTGCCATTAATGGCATCGGCAACGGTCTGGCGCAGATCGTGGCGCAGGTGCGTGGCGCAGCACAGGAGATCAGCGACGGCACCGATGCGATTGCAGCGGGCAGTGGCGATATCAGCGAGCAGATTAACCGTCAGGCGAGCAGCGTTGAAGAGACCTCCGCCAGCATGGAGCAGTTGGGTGCCACGGTGGAACAGAACGCCGACAGCGTGCGCCAGGCGCTGGCGTTGGTGGCGGAAACGGCAACCGCCGTGCACCACGGCGGCGAAACGGTATCGCGCTCGGTGAGCACCATGTCAGCGATCAAAGTCTCTTCGCAAAGCATTGCCGATATTACCCAGGTGATCGAATCGATCGCCTTCCAGACCAATATCCTGGCGCTGAACGCCGCGGTGGAAGCCGCGCGTGCCGGCGAACAGGGCAAAGGTTTTGCGGTAGTGGCGGCAGAAGTGCGTGCACTGGCACAGCGCAGCGCGCAGGCGGCCAAAGAGATCGACACGCTGATTGAGGCGTCGATTAGCCACGTTACCGAAGGCAACCGGCTCTCGGCAAATACTCAGCAGGCGATGGAAAATATCGTGGTGCGCGTTGAGCAGATCAAAGCGCTAATGGGAGAGATCAACGTGGCGTCGCAGGAACAGGCGGCGGGCATCGGCCAGGTTAATCTGGCAATGTCCCATATTGGCCAGGCAACTCATCACAACAGTGAACTGGTGACACGCTCCGAAGAGACGGCGCAAGCGCTAAGCCAGAAAGGCCATCATCTGACACAGCTGGTAAGCATATTTAGCCTGAAACAGTAATGCCCGCGCGGGGATGTTTTACACTTATCTTTTCATCCCCGCTCTGGAGCATGACGATGCGAAAAAGCCTTATCCTGCTTGTGCTGTTATTAACCGGCTGTAGTGCGCTGCGCGGTACGCCGCAGCCGCCACCGGCACCCACTGCGCAATCTCAGCAAATCAGCCGCGAACAGACCCGTGGATTGCCGAAGCTGGGCACTATCACCACAACCGTACGCGGTTCTCCCGACGATGCGCAGCGCGATCTGGCTGCTCAGGCGAATCGGGCTGGCGCAACTTACTATCAAATCCTGATGATCAGTGAAACTGTCGTGCTCGGCTCGTGGTATGGCACGGCGCTGCTATATGGCCCGTCACCCACCGCAGGCACGCAGCAGTAGGCGATCCACCAGCGCGGGCGGCAGCGATTTTTGCCCGCGCGCATCAAGGCTCATCTGCGCGTAAGCATCGGCTAACGGTGGTGAACCCACGCGCAAAAGCTGCGACGTGGCCGCCAGCGCGTAAAGATCGCCTGTGACTTCGCGCGCGTCACTTTCCTGCAGACGTGGCAAACGACGCTGTAGCTGGCGCCACCGGCGATCAAAATGGCGATTAACCCCCTTCAGCTCAGCAAACTCAGCGTCCAGCATCTCCTGTAATGCGGGCTGCTTACGCAGTACGCGCAGCACGTCAAGGCACATCACATTGCCCGAACCTTCCCAGATGCTGTTCACCGGCATTTCGCGATAAAGACGCGGCAGTTCGCTCTCTTCGCAATAGCCAATACCGCCCAACACTTCCATCGCCTCGGCGACAAAAGGGATGCCCGCTTTGCAGATGGCAAACTTCACCACCGGCGTAAACAGACGGCACCAGGCGGTGGACGAAGCATCAAAACGGTGCGCCAGCTGCATCAGCAGCGCGGTTTGTGCTTCCAGCTGCAGCGCCTGTCGACCCAATACCTGCCGCATCAACGGTTGATCCACCAGGTTTTTGCCCATTACCTGTCGCTGATGGGCGTGAAACAGGGCGACAGACAGCGCCCGCCGCATTTGGCCATGACTGCCCAGCGCGCAATCCACCCGGGTAAAGCTGCCCATTTGCATGATATGCCGAACGCCGTCACCCTCTTCGCCTATAAGCCAGCCGATCGCCTCTCTAAACTCCACTTCGGCGCTGGCGTTGGCACGATTCCCCAGCTTGTCTTTTAGACGCTCAATAATGATGGCGTTACGCGTACCGTCAGGCAGCAGACGCGGCAGAAAGAAGCAGCTGATGCCCTGCTGCGTCCGTGCCAGTACCAGGTGCGCATCGCTTTGCGGGACTGAGAAAAACCACTTATGGCCCGTTAGCCGATAGGCTTCGCCCGGTCCACGTGTGGTCAGCGGTTCGGCGCGCGTGGTGTTGCTCAACACATCGGTGCCGCCCTGTTTCTCCGTCATGCCCATGCCGATCAGCAAACCGCGCTTTTGCTCAGCGGGCTGATGATGAGGATCGTAATGGTCTGAGAGCAGCGGCGTCAGCCAGTTGCTGAACAGCGTAGGCAAATGCTGGCGCAGTAGCGGAATGGCGCCAAAGGTCATGGTAAGCGGACAGAGCGTGCCCGCTTCCACCTGCGCATGCAGAATAAAACGCGCGGCGCGTGCGACCATCGCCGCTGCGGGCGGATCGTTTTGCCAGGGAAGATTATGCAGACGATTGGCGCACAGGCCATGCATTAACAGATGCCATGCCGGATGAAAACGAACCTCATCAAGACGCTCTCCGCGCGCATCGTAACGCAGTAGCTCGGGAGGAAAAGCGTTGGCCAGGCGGCCAGATTCCAGCGATTCGCTGCCGCCCAGCTGTTGGCCAACGGAGGCGAGCCGCTCAGCATCCCACTGCGCACCTTCACGGGTGACCGCTTCACGCAGCGGCGTGTCGGACAGAAACAGATTGCTGTTGCTCAGAGGGCGGGGCTGGTTGAATACGCTGTGGGTAGTCCAGTTCATGCGTCGCTCCTGTTCTCACTGGGTTAAGTATGAGAAGTGCGCGCTATTTTACCTGGGAGAAGAGGGAAATTCGGGGCGCAGATCACGCCCCGGACGATCATTTACGGCGCTGGCGCACCGCTTCAAACAGACACACACCGGTGGCCACCGACACGTTCAGCGAAGAGACGCTGCCCGACATCGGAATGCTGATCAGTTCATCGCAATGTTCACGGGTCAGACGACGCATACCTTCGCCCTCCGCGCCCATGACCAGTGCCATCGGGCCGGTCATCTTGCTCTGATAGAGGTCGTGATCGGCTTCGCCGGCGGTGCCGACAATCCAGATCTGCGCTTCCTGCAGCATACGCATGGTGCGTGCGAGGTTGGTCACGCGAATCAGCGGTACATTTTCCGCCGCGCCGCTGGCCACTTTTTTAGCGGTGGCATTCAGCTGGGCAGAACGATCTTTTGGCATGATCACAGCATGCACGCCTGCTGCATCGGCGCTACGCAGACAGGCACCGAGGTTATGCGGATCGGTAATGCCGTCGAGGATCAGCAAAAAAGGCTGCTCCAGTGAAGCGATCAGATCCGGCAGATCGTTTTCCTGATACTGACGGCCCGGCTTAACGTGCGCAATGATGCCCTGATGTGCAGCACCATCCACTTTGCTGTCCAGCCACTGGCGCGTAGCCACCTGAACCACAATGCCCTGCGCTTCCAGCGCTTTGACCAGCTGCTGCAAACGGCGATCGTCACGCCCTTTCAGGATAAACACTTCCTGAAAACGCAGCGGATCGTTATCCAGCAGCGCTTGCACCGCATGGATGCCAAAAACAATTTCACTCATTTCGTAAACTCAAGTATTTCAGCCGGAGAGGTGCTCCGGCCGGTATTAAGGATGGGCGCCGCTGGGGCGTCCGGGCAAGCATCAAGGCAGCGGATCAGCTGCTTTGCTTTTTCGCCGCGCGCTTCTGTTTCGTTGCCGTGGCGATTTTACGGGTTTTCTCTGAGGGAGATTTCACTTTTTTCTCAGCTTTTATCCCGGTTTTGGTCGCAGCCGGTTTCTTGCTGTCGCCGCGGAAAGCGGTATCAGGCTCAAAATTTTTGCCTTTACGCTGCTCACGACGACGTTTGCCGGAGTGGGCGCCGCCGCCTTTTTTCTCTTTCTCGCGGGCCGTTTTACCGGCGCCGCGCGGCTGGCGGGTGCTGGAAACCAGCGCAAAATCGATCTTGCGCTCTTCCATGTGCACTGCTTCCACGCGCACTTCCACGGTATCGCCAAGGCGATAGGTTCGGCCACCAGACTCGCCGATCAGACGCTGGCCAACCGCATCAAAGCGATAGTAGTCATTGTCCAGCGTGGAAACATGTACCAGACCATCGATAAACAGATCGGTCAGACGCACAAAGAAGCCAAAGCCGGTCACGCTGGAGATGATGCCGGTAAAGTTATTGCCGACCTGATCCAGCATGAAGTCACACTTCAGCCAGTCCGCCACATCGCGCGTCGCTTCATCGGCACGGCGCTCGGTCAGCGAACAGTGCTGACCCAGCTCAAGCATCTGGTTCATCTCGTAGTGATAGCCACCGGTTGGCGTGGTGATGCCGGTGACTTCGCCCTCCTGCTTCGCCAGCTGATACTTAATGGCGCGGTGCAGCAGCAGATCGGGATAACGACGAATCGGCGAGGTAAAGTGCGCGTACGACGTCAGCGCCAGGCCAAAGTGGCCACGGTTTTCCGGATCGTAAACTGCCTGCTTCATCGAACGCAGCAGCATGGTTTGCAGCATTTCATGATCGGGACGGTCGGCGATCGCTTCCAGCAGCGCGGCATAATCGATCGGCTGCGGCTTATTGCCACCCGACAGCGTCAGACCAAGCTCATTAAGCACGGTGCGGAAGCTGGTGATACTGTCATCACTTGGGCGATCGTGGTCGCGGAACAGCGCAGGCTCTTCGTGCTTCTCAACAAAACGCGCAGAGGCGATGTTCGCGAGGATCATGCACTCTTCGATCAGCTTGTGCGCATCGTTACGCACCGTCTGCTCAACGCGCTCAATGCGACGCTCAGCGTTGAAGATAAATTTCGCTTCTTCGGTCTCAAATGAGATGCCGCCACGCTGATCGCGTGCGGTGCTTAGCACCTGATACATGTTGTGGAGCTCCTGCAGATGCGGCACCAGCGCGTGATACTGCTCGCGCAGCTCCTGGTTGCCCTGCAGAATATTCCACACTTTGTTATAGGTCAGGCGCGCGTGCGAGTTCATCACCGCTTCGTAATGCCTGAATCCGGTCAGCTTACCGCTGGCGGAAATGGTCATCTCGCACACCATACAGAGACGGTCGACCTGCGGATTAAGCGAGCAGAGCCCATTAGACAGCACTTCCGGCAGCATCGGGATAACCTGCGACGGGAAATAGACGGAGGTGCCACGACGATGCGCTTCGTCATCAAGCGGTGTGCCCGGACGGACATAGTAGCTGACGTCAGCAATGGCTACCCACAGGCGCCAGCCACCGCCGCGTTTTTTCTCACAGAACACTGCATCATCAAAGTCGCGGGCGTCTTCGCCATCAATGGTGACCAGCGGCAGCTGACGCAGATCGACGCGTCCGGCTTTCGCCTCTTCCGGTACTTCTTCGCTCAGCGTTGAAATCTGCTGTTCCAGTTCCGGCGGCCATTCGTGCGGAATTTCGTGGGTCCGTAGCGCCATGTCAACGGCCATGCCGGTGCCCATGTTATCGCCCAGCACCTCGACAACTTTACCGATCGCTTTTGTGCGGCGCGTTGGACGCTGGGTGAGTTCAACCACCACCACAAAGCCCATGCGCGCGCCCATCAGCTCTTCTGGCGGAATGAGAATATCAAAGCTCAGACGGCTGTCGTCCGGTACCACAAAGCCCACGCCCGCTTCGGTAAAGTAGCGACCGACGATTTGGTTGTTACGCGGCTCAAGCACGCGAACCACGCGTGCTTCACGGCGGCCCTTGCGGTCAGCGCCCATTGGCTGAGCGAGGATGATATCGCCATGCATGCACATCTTCATCTGTTCGGCTGAAAGGTAGAAATCCTCTTTTTGCCCTTCGGCGCGCAGAAAGCCGAAGCCGTCGCGGTGGCCGATCACCTTGCCGCGTAGCAAATCAAGGCGCTCTGGCAGCGCGTAACATTGACGTCGGGTAAACACCAGCTGACCGTCGCGCTCCATGGCGCGCAGTCGACGGCGCAGCGCTTCCAGCTGCTCTTCTCCGCTGATGTTCATTTCCTGCGCCAGCTCTTCGCGGCTGGCCGGTTTTTCACGTTTGTCTAAATGCGCAAGTATGAACTCGCGACTTGGAATAGGGTTTTCGTATTTTTCAGCTTCTCTTTCCTGAAAAGGATCGTTTGACATTGCGGGTCCTCCGTTGTCATCGGGCCGGGTGCGCACCTGGCTCCGGGAGTAAGATTTTATAAAGCGGGTGATTTTCGCGCACAAGGTCAGCAAGGGTGTAATTATCCAGCTCCTTTAAAAAAATTTGGACGGCATTATTCAGGATTCCCCTGAGCCGGCAAGCAGGTGTAATGGCACAGGTTTCACAGTTCACCAGTTGCAACGGCTCCAACCGACGGACGACTTCACCAACAACAATTTTTTCCGCCGGCATCGCCAGCCGGATACCGCCATTTTTACCGCGCGTGGTCAAAATAAACCCCTCGCGGCTAAGTTGATTAACTATTTTGACCATATGATTACGCGAAACACCATAAATTTCAGTGACTTCGGTAATATTTGTCATGTGACCGGTTGGGAGCGAAGCCATGTAGATCAGCGCACGCAAACCGTAGTCGGTAAAACTTGTCAGCTGCAATGATACCTCGTTGCATCGCCCAGGGCGATTTACTCATCTAACAGGATAGCCGTATTGTCTGATAAGCAGCAGCAGACATCCACGATATAGTGCTAGCAAGTGTAGATTTTCTAAAAGGAAAAGAGAACCGACGTGGCCCGGATATCACCGATTACGGCTCAAACCTGGCTGAAGAGTGGAAAAGAAAAGGCCGGAACGTGTCCGGCCCTGGCTGATTATGCGTCGAACGGGTCGCGCAGAATCATGGTTTCACTGCGATCCGGCCCGGTAGAGATAATATCCACCGGCACGCCCGTTAACGCTTCGACACGTTTGATGTAGTCGCGTGCGGCCTGCGGTAAGCCTTCCAGCGTTTTCACGCCAAAGGTATTTTCACTCCAGCCCGGCAGCGATTCGTAAATCGGCTCAATGCCTTCCCAACCTTCAGCGGCCAGCGGCGTAGTCGTCACTTCTTTGCCATTCGGCATACGGTAGCCGACGCAAATTTTGATCTCTTTCAGGCCATCCAGTACGTCCAGCTTGGTCATGCAGAAGCCGGAAAGTGAGTTGATCTGCACGGCGCGACGCACCGCAACCGCATCAAGCCAGCCAGTACGACGACGGCGACCGGTTGTCGCGCCAAACTCGTTGCCTTTAGTGCAGAGGAACTCGCCAGTTTCATCGAACAGTTCCGTCGGGAAAGGACCAGCGCCAACGCGCGTGGAGTAGGCTTTCACGATACCCAGCACATAATCGACATAACGTGGACCAATACCAGAACCGGTAGCAACGCCACCCGCGGTAGTGTTGGAAGAGGTCACGTAAGGATAGGTACCGTGGTCGATGTCCAGCAGCGTGCCCTGCGCGCCTTCGAACATGATGAGATCACCACGCTGACGCGCCTGATCCAGCAGGTCGGAAACGTCCACTACCATGCTGGTCAGGATATCCGCAACCGCCATGACATCATTCAGCACGGTATCGTAGTCAACCGCATCGGTTTTGTAGTAGTGCACCAGCTGGAAGTTGTAGAAATCAACGATCTCTTTCAGCTTCACGGCGAAGGTCTCTTTGTTAAAGAGATCGCCAACGCGCAGACCGCGGCGAGCGACTTTATCTTCGTAAGCCGGGCCGATACCACGGCCGGTGGTACCGATGGCTTTATCGCCACGTGCTTTTTCGCGCGCCAGATCCATCGCCACGTGATATTGCAGGATCAGCGGACAGGCTTCAGAAATCAGCAGGCGTTCGCGTACCGGTATGCCGCGCTCTTCCAGGCCTTTCATCTCTTTCATCAGCGCAGCAGGCGACAGCACCACACCATTGCCGATGATGCTGGTGACGTTCTCACGCAGGATGCCAGAAGGAATTAAGTGGAGGACGGTTTTTTCACCGTTGATGACTAAAGTGTGGCCTGCATTATGACCACCCTGGTAACGCACCACATAGTTAGCACGCTCAGTCAGAAGGTCTACAATCTTACCTTTACCTTCGTCACCCCATTGGGTGCCCAGTACGACGACGTTCTTACCCATTTCTCAAAATCACCGATTGCTTAAAAATGGATTCTACCATCGTCATTTTTCGGTTTCAGCACTTTTAGCATACGATTGCGGAGTTTTTTTGAACATTTCCTGAACAGCAATTTCTGTTATGTCAGCCAATGTTTTGCCGTAGCGCTTATCCAGGTCAATTACTGCCGTGGACACGCAACATGTAGTAAACCACCACGCCTGCGACCACTAATCCACCACCGAAGCGCTGCAACAGACGATCGGGCAATTGCGTCATAGATTGAATCATACGACGCCATAAACCGGGTGCCAGCATCGGGCCAAGCCCTTCGAGTACCAATACCAACGCCAGCGCCGTCCAGATAGTTGAGTTCATTACTGATAATTTTCCAAAAAAAAGGGCCGGAACAGATTCCGGCCCGAGCTGTTATAGCAGTTTCTTAACGCGTTGCGTGAGCTGGCGATTTCATAAAGCGGAAGAAATCGCTGTCCGGGCTCATCACCATGATGTCCTGGTTACTCTGGAAGCTGTTTTCATACGCGCGCAGGCTGCGCAGGAACGCGTAGAAATCGGGATCCTGACTGAATGCATCAGCAAACAGCTTAGCGGCATCGGCATCGCCTTCACCACGAGTAATCAGCGCCTGACGCTGCGCTTCTGCCAGCGTACGGGTCACTTCATAATCTGCACCGGCACGCAGTTTCTCTGCCTCTTCCTGCCCCTGTGAACGCTGGCTACGTGCAACCGCTTCACGCTCAGCGCGCATACGGTTGTAGATAGCGTCAGACACTTCCGCAGGCAGGTTGATCTGCTTGATGCGCACATCCACAACCTGGATACCTAATGCTGCCATGCTGTTTGGATTGATGGCTGGCTCATTACTGGTGGTTTCGCGCTCAACGCGTGCCGCCACGCTGGCAATAGCGTCATCTGCAGCAGGTGTCTGCACATCGTCATCACGACCCGCGCTA
The sequence above is drawn from the Duffyella gerundensis genome and encodes:
- the rplI gene encoding 50S ribosomal protein L9; this encodes MQVILLDKVANLGVLGDQVNVKAGYARNFLVPQGKAVPATKKNVEFFEARRAELEAKLADAQGAANERAEKINALGTVTIASKAGDEGKLFGSIGARDVSDAVTAAGVEVAKSEVRLPNGVLRTTGEHEVEFQVHSDVTAKLIVNVVAAK
- the rpsR gene encoding 30S ribosomal protein S18 — protein: MARYFRRRKFCRFTAEGVQEIDYKDIATLKNYITESGKIVPSRITGTRAKYQRQLARAIKRARYLSLLPYTDRHQ
- the rpsF gene encoding 30S ribosomal protein S6 — encoded protein: MRHYEIVFMVHPDQSEQVPGMIERYSAAITGAEGTIHRLEDWGRRQLAYPINKLHKAHYVLLNVEAPQSAIDELETNFRFNDAVIRSMVMRVKNAVTEASPMVKAKDERRDRREDFANETSDDSDAGDSEE
- the priB gene encoding primosomal replication protein N translates to MTANRLRLSGTVCKTPVRKVSPSGIPHCQFVLEHRSQQEEAGFSRQAWCRLPVIISGSHHQVITQHITVGTQLSLEGFISCHQARNGLSKLVLHAEQIELIDSGD
- the yjfP gene encoding esterase; amino-acid sequence: MIELAVEQWAGIECLHAAPAGQRALPLPTILFYHGFTSSKEVYSYFAVALAQAGFRVVMPDADRHGARYDGDSEARLHHFWDILRHNIDELPRLERALKAQGMVAPGKLAVAGASMGGMTALGAMARYPQLHSVACLMGSAWFMSLSQTLFPPLPASHPDFAARMAPLADYDPSQHLAALGNRPLLLWHGEADELVPATESVRLQEALRAQSLDTQLTWLTEKQIGHKITPAALSAAVDFFTRSL
- a CDS encoding OapA family protein; protein product: MGRIAPKKRKSAQSVPLMQRITQLVRPHREEEAMPNAASSRTPQWALRIWHLTDNLRWMDPLPAMHRRGIVLALIVLLVAILWPAPTTRYPVEQPVTPSREVPMQAELQGNTPAAPAAKADSQGAWRSYQIASGQTLAQLFRDNNLPVNDVFAMAQVEGDDKPLSTLRSGQQVKIRQDAQGVVTGLTIETDNGPVLFTRQPDGSFLRAQ
- the bsmA gene encoding biofilm peroxide resistance protein BsmA; its protein translation is MRKSLILLVLLLTGCSALRGTPQPPPAPTAQSQQISREQTRGLPKLGTITTTVRGSPDDAQRDLAAQANRAGATYYQILMISETVVLGSWYGTALLYGPSPTAGTQQ
- a CDS encoding methyl-accepting chemotaxis protein, which gives rise to MKRLSLSAMSLGFKLSVMTSLSVAVLVFIFTLALSQNAAKQLQQLSVENMQNQVKGMGEMAEMFNATLNEEVSSYTQLFSSFLPKKFSRDESSRVIVGNESTPTLRAGLKTLNLDQTAVDDFLERTHAVSTIFVRDGDDYIRIATSLLKEDGNRAIGTRLDRQSAAWKAVSGGTVYRGLATLFGKRYITQYQPVKDAGGQVIGILFVGVEISAQIQLMRGKILERSLGDSGHFFVLNGAAGKAHGQYLFDRQLEGKLPDWSADTQRSLMEQPVGTQIAEHRGEQQFLAWQKMPGWDWIIVGEVSRDALLAPINHTRNLFLLGGLSIVVLFAVSFIWICRRWLTQPLNQVIGLAQQYAAGNLQASLATRREDEIGQLIVAINGIGNGLAQIVAQVRGAAQEISDGTDAIAAGSGDISEQINRQASSVEETSASMEQLGATVEQNADSVRQALALVAETATAVHHGGETVSRSVSTMSAIKVSSQSIADITQVIESIAFQTNILALNAAVEAARAGEQGKGFAVVAAEVRALAQRSAQAAKEIDTLIEASISHVTEGNRLSANTQQAMENIVVRVEQIKALMGEINVASQEQAAGIGQVNLAMSHIGQATHHNSELVTRSEETAQALSQKGHHLTQLVSIFSLKQ